A single region of the Chitinophaga niabensis genome encodes:
- a CDS encoding ankyrin repeat domain-containing protein, with protein sequence MSLRATFIKAAIWHGSLEEADQYLAVHPELSSGDIHTAAITGNVEAVRRFLAEDPANATAISEPYGGTALVYMCLSKYLRLDKSRNDNFLQIATALLEAGADVNSGFWTEGQYPEFETALYGAAGVAHHATLTKLLLEHGADPNDGEAVYHSPETDDNDAMKLLVETGKLAPENMALMLIRKHDWHDHDGVKYLLEKGTDPNAAWFRGWYPLHHALARSNALSIITLLIDHGADPYLSNDGLTGVQRAAREGRGDVLNLFAQKGVSIELEGIDQLIAACAMGDKEAVQTIIKRSPQQLTTLRSMSSTLMARFSLNNNKAGVQQLLDLGIDVNTPYEAGDGYWDIPEGSLPIHIATWLGWPATVQLLIERGAYIDIPDKNGNTPLALAVKACVDTYWTYRRSTGSIKALLDAGASPANIPLPSGYPEADDLLREALQH encoded by the coding sequence ATGTCTCTCCGCGCAACATTTATCAAAGCTGCCATCTGGCATGGTTCATTGGAGGAAGCGGATCAATATCTCGCTGTTCATCCCGAATTATCCTCCGGCGATATTCACACAGCTGCGATCACCGGCAACGTTGAAGCCGTTCGCCGTTTCCTGGCAGAAGATCCGGCGAATGCTACCGCTATTTCAGAACCTTATGGCGGTACAGCCCTTGTATACATGTGTCTGTCCAAATACCTGCGCCTGGATAAGAGCAGAAATGATAACTTTTTGCAGATCGCAACCGCCTTGCTGGAAGCAGGTGCTGATGTCAATTCCGGGTTCTGGACAGAAGGACAATACCCCGAATTTGAAACTGCCTTATACGGAGCAGCCGGTGTTGCTCACCATGCCACTTTAACGAAACTGCTGCTGGAACACGGCGCAGACCCCAATGATGGCGAAGCCGTTTACCATTCTCCTGAAACAGACGACAACGACGCTATGAAACTGCTCGTTGAAACGGGCAAACTGGCCCCCGAAAACATGGCACTCATGCTCATCCGTAAACACGACTGGCATGATCATGATGGTGTAAAATATTTACTGGAAAAAGGCACCGATCCTAATGCCGCATGGTTCCGTGGCTGGTATCCTTTGCATCATGCGTTGGCAAGGAGCAACGCGCTCTCCATTATAACATTGCTGATAGACCACGGCGCTGATCCCTATCTGAGCAATGATGGGCTGACCGGAGTTCAGCGTGCCGCGAGAGAAGGCCGCGGTGATGTATTAAACCTGTTCGCACAGAAAGGAGTATCCATTGAATTAGAAGGCATTGATCAATTAATTGCGGCCTGTGCTATGGGAGATAAGGAGGCTGTGCAAACCATTATTAAACGATCGCCGCAGCAGCTGACAACACTTAGAAGTATGAGCAGTACATTGATGGCCAGGTTCTCTTTGAACAATAACAAAGCCGGTGTTCAGCAATTGCTCGATTTGGGGATTGATGTTAACACACCCTATGAAGCCGGAGATGGATATTGGGATATCCCTGAGGGAAGCCTCCCTATTCATATAGCTACCTGGCTTGGCTGGCCGGCTACTGTGCAATTACTCATTGAACGTGGCGCATATATTGATATACCGGATAAGAATGGCAATACCCCACTGGCATTGGCTGTAAAGGCCTGCGTAGATACTTACTGGACATACAGGCGTTCAACCGGTTCAATAAAAGCATTACTGGATGCCGGTGCATCTCCTGCAAACATTCCTTTACCTTCCGGCTACCCTGAGGCAGATGATCTGTTGCGGGAGGCGTTACAACATTAG
- a CDS encoding ankyrin repeat domain-containing protein: MSDTDQQLLDAALKGDLATVEKLASQGANINYSDQWGNCAVFSAAWEGNIEALDLYYKLGANITLEGNNLLCNAAYNGQTASVKWFLEKGADPNFTFTNTGENALHYTISKTSEIDQRTEIVRLLVNAGTDVNKKTIKGAETLCFMRDAFLKAETPLHRAAAYGNVAIIKLLIDAGADPSVKDANGDTPISWGSWHLRDSDVLKLLLYGNVARIW, translated from the coding sequence ATGTCAGATACAGATCAGCAATTACTGGACGCTGCCCTGAAAGGTGATCTGGCCACTGTAGAAAAATTAGCTTCCCAGGGAGCCAACATTAACTACAGTGATCAATGGGGAAACTGTGCAGTATTTTCTGCCGCCTGGGAGGGCAATATTGAAGCCCTGGACTTATACTACAAATTAGGCGCTAATATAACCCTGGAAGGCAATAACCTGCTTTGTAACGCCGCCTATAATGGCCAAACGGCATCCGTAAAATGGTTCCTGGAAAAGGGCGCTGACCCCAACTTCACTTTCACTAATACCGGAGAAAACGCACTTCATTATACCATCTCCAAAACCAGCGAAATAGATCAAAGAACTGAAATTGTAAGGTTATTGGTGAATGCTGGTACAGATGTGAACAAAAAAACCATCAAAGGCGCTGAAACCCTCTGCTTCATGCGGGATGCTTTCCTGAAAGCGGAAACACCACTTCACAGGGCAGCAGCCTATGGGAACGTAGCCATTATTAAGTTGCTGATAGACGCCGGTGCAGACCCATCCGTAAAAGATGCTAATGGAGACACCCCTATTTCCTGGGGCAGCTGGCATCTGAGAGATTCAGACGTACTGAAGCTGTTACTCTACGGCAATGTAGCCCGCATCTGGTAG
- a CDS encoding phytanoyl-CoA dioxygenase family protein, which translates to MNTTITQQQISSYQTDGYIVIENFLNAEELEAWRAAVTEAVEQRKGQKMPGKGIKVGEDDGINNDAEYFNKVFDQMINLWQTNEKVKQLMFDPKIGEMAAKLAGVDGIRIWHDQALIKKPWANPTSWHLDTPFWSFSDRKALSIWVALDDATLENGCLFFIPGSHKETSFDNPGIGKNMDAIFTNYPSFRSSKSVAAPMKAGSCSFHNGLTIHGAHANMTPGQRRAMTCAYMPDGNTYNGIPNVLPDEYLKTLKVGDPLANELQNPLIYSSK; encoded by the coding sequence ATGAATACAACTATCACACAACAACAAATTTCATCTTATCAAACTGATGGATACATCGTTATTGAGAACTTTCTGAATGCAGAAGAGCTCGAAGCATGGAGAGCAGCGGTAACAGAAGCAGTTGAACAAAGGAAGGGGCAGAAAATGCCGGGTAAAGGGATTAAAGTAGGAGAAGATGACGGAATAAATAATGATGCAGAATATTTCAACAAAGTGTTTGATCAGATGATCAATCTTTGGCAGACGAATGAAAAGGTTAAGCAACTCATGTTCGATCCTAAGATCGGTGAAATGGCTGCTAAACTGGCCGGGGTTGATGGGATCCGCATCTGGCATGATCAGGCCCTGATCAAAAAACCCTGGGCTAATCCTACCTCCTGGCACCTGGATACCCCGTTCTGGTCTTTTTCTGACAGGAAGGCATTATCCATCTGGGTAGCCCTTGATGATGCTACGCTTGAAAATGGCTGTCTCTTTTTTATACCAGGCTCTCACAAAGAAACCAGTTTCGATAATCCGGGCATTGGCAAGAACATGGATGCTATTTTCACCAACTATCCCTCCTTCCGCTCTTCCAAATCCGTTGCTGCTCCCATGAAAGCAGGTAGTTGCTCTTTCCATAACGGATTAACTATTCATGGGGCACATGCGAATATGACTCCGGGGCAACGTCGGGCAATGACCTGTGCTTACATGCCGGATGGGAATACTTATAATGGGATACCGAATGTATTGCCAGATGAGTACTTAAAGACGTTAAAGGTAGGAGACCCGCTGGCGAATGAGTTGCAGAACCCTTTGATCTATTCTTCTAAATAG
- a CDS encoding AraC family transcriptional regulator — MENYHKYLNISEFEKSWGFYVNTVGATRVGPNKNYPDNREHPSDHSFTWNKGRILDSYYIVYITKGEGVLESAKTKPIPIKAGSCFFLYPGVWHRYKPHPRSGWEEYWVGFNGNYPAELMQKGIFTAGDPCLDVGLHEELLQLFHALIRHVRAAEVGYRQAVTGITLQILAVLNAISKYKTPDVEDQPSKLISKAKFLLQESIETPISLEEMVKELPMGYSKFRKLFKEVTGTSPNQYHLDLRLDKAKELILSTSLTINEVAFKTGFSSIFYFSRLFKKKNGLSPKEYRDASGL, encoded by the coding sequence ATGGAGAACTATCATAAATACTTAAACATCTCCGAGTTTGAAAAAAGCTGGGGATTTTACGTCAACACAGTAGGAGCTACAAGGGTTGGCCCTAATAAGAATTACCCGGATAACCGTGAGCATCCGAGTGATCACTCCTTTACCTGGAATAAAGGCAGGATATTAGATAGCTATTACATTGTTTATATCACAAAGGGAGAAGGCGTGCTGGAATCTGCGAAAACAAAACCGATCCCGATCAAAGCAGGCTCCTGCTTTTTCCTGTACCCTGGTGTATGGCATAGGTATAAACCGCATCCGCGTTCAGGGTGGGAAGAATACTGGGTTGGGTTTAATGGCAATTATCCGGCTGAGTTGATGCAGAAAGGCATTTTTACTGCCGGAGATCCTTGCCTTGATGTAGGGCTTCACGAAGAATTATTGCAGCTCTTTCATGCACTCATAAGACATGTAAGAGCGGCTGAAGTGGGATACAGGCAGGCGGTTACAGGTATTACGCTGCAGATCCTGGCTGTGCTCAATGCCATATCAAAATACAAAACACCTGATGTGGAGGATCAGCCATCGAAATTGATCTCCAAAGCAAAATTCCTGTTGCAGGAATCCATAGAAACACCGATCAGCCTGGAAGAAATGGTGAAGGAATTGCCCATGGGTTATTCGAAGTTTAGAAAGCTGTTCAAAGAGGTAACGGGTACTTCTCCCAATCAATACCATCTGGACCTGAGGTTGGACAAAGCAAAGGAGTTGATCTTATCTACCAGTCTAACCATTAATGAAGTGGCTTTTAAGACAGGCTTTAGCTCCATCTTTTATTTCTCCCGTTTGTTCAAGAAAAAGAATGGGTTGTCTCCTAAAGAATACAGGGATGCATCAGGCCTTTAA
- a CDS encoding alpha-L-rhamnosidase-related protein, whose amino-acid sequence MARFTLILSTILFLFHATGKGQDKTITLTVPDKKLSITIDYSNGCRIKQLRIKGKNTLSSSGVYTGIRTSDGSFSSAASQDIKVTKNAGTVTISGINYSTIKEKWVFKVKKDKIQWDITREYDQAARLEEMAFPQWNFSDLSVWKGGIMDNGGMVWCKYLKEVNDTYGVHTGGVTFWNAESGDALRITAVSDSKVAAKYSHSPQNEFTCTQFITDAPLQQRYNLSRYVAKKADVFAPFEVKKGTVTASYELQYVDYNKQYSRGILPGIDAVAVRELLNTTGRYGVVDNNIVGANGWLTNWKCLHEPFFAQIGMALNDENYTRNMSATLDQERDLAMLENGRVLSRWHNVPGDEIRGTYNAQTGYYEAMWGYTIDSQTGYVINTSEQFELNGDVSWLRSHQLSCEKALDWLIQRDSNKNGIFEMMNDGIADKKASDWIDIVWASFENSFVNAQLYEALMRWSSCEKILGNQEKADHYTAVALKLKTAFNKPVEEGGFWSASKQQYVYWRDKDGSIHGDNLVTPVNFAAIAFGICDDPKRIALVLDQIEQRTAAEKLFHWPLCFDSFKREEVHSGNWPFPKYENGDIFPTWGYLGVRAYTKYNKDIALKYIRNILEQYKKDGLSSQRYSRTTQLGLGDDILAGICTSITALYTDIYGVRPKWNRLGIEPNMSKPLNGAKFSYTLRDTVYKLELSENNYMMSTGSFSIRSKESFGAGMKGNTLTYYPQNKETRTLAISGQGISIVVTNIFSWTIKSSGDYQFMLNGLQPGSGYQVSINNVLQHIRADKDGRLYIKSNCKPDTRFLVSLKA is encoded by the coding sequence ATGGCCAGATTCACCCTGATCCTTTCCACGATACTATTCCTCTTTCATGCAACCGGAAAAGGACAGGATAAAACAATTACCCTCACTGTTCCTGACAAGAAGCTTTCCATTACGATCGATTATTCAAACGGCTGCCGGATAAAGCAGCTGCGTATAAAAGGCAAAAATACTTTGTCCTCTTCCGGTGTATACACAGGTATTCGCACCTCCGACGGCAGCTTTTCTTCTGCTGCTTCACAGGATATTAAAGTAACCAAAAATGCAGGGACTGTAACTATAAGCGGCATAAACTATAGTACCATAAAGGAAAAATGGGTCTTTAAAGTAAAAAAAGATAAAATACAATGGGACATTACAAGGGAATATGATCAGGCTGCCAGGCTGGAAGAAATGGCATTCCCTCAGTGGAACTTTTCCGACCTGTCTGTATGGAAGGGTGGTATTATGGACAACGGGGGCATGGTCTGGTGTAAATATCTTAAAGAAGTAAATGACACCTATGGCGTTCATACCGGAGGTGTTACCTTCTGGAATGCTGAATCAGGAGATGCATTGCGTATCACTGCAGTATCAGACAGCAAGGTCGCAGCTAAATATTCCCACAGTCCTCAAAATGAATTCACCTGTACACAATTCATAACGGATGCCCCACTGCAGCAACGATATAATCTAAGCCGCTATGTGGCTAAAAAGGCAGATGTGTTTGCGCCTTTTGAAGTGAAGAAAGGAACAGTAACCGCCAGTTATGAGTTACAGTATGTGGATTATAATAAACAATATTCAAGGGGAATACTTCCCGGCATTGATGCCGTAGCGGTCAGAGAGTTGTTGAACACAACCGGGCGGTACGGCGTAGTAGATAATAATATAGTAGGGGCAAATGGCTGGCTTACCAATTGGAAATGCCTTCACGAACCTTTCTTCGCCCAGATCGGAATGGCGCTGAACGATGAGAACTATACCCGGAATATGTCCGCAACCCTCGATCAGGAACGCGATCTGGCGATGCTGGAAAATGGCCGTGTTCTCTCCCGCTGGCATAATGTTCCCGGAGATGAAATACGCGGGACCTATAATGCCCAAACCGGGTACTACGAAGCCATGTGGGGATATACCATCGACTCCCAAACCGGATACGTGATCAATACCAGCGAACAATTTGAACTGAATGGTGATGTCAGCTGGCTACGCTCCCACCAGCTAAGCTGCGAGAAAGCATTAGACTGGCTCATTCAACGCGATTCCAACAAGAACGGCATCTTTGAAATGATGAACGATGGCATTGCCGACAAAAAAGCCAGCGATTGGATAGATATTGTATGGGCAAGTTTCGAGAATTCTTTTGTGAATGCGCAGTTGTATGAAGCTTTGATGCGCTGGTCTTCATGCGAAAAGATTTTGGGCAACCAGGAAAAAGCAGATCACTATACAGCAGTGGCACTGAAGTTAAAAACTGCTTTCAATAAACCGGTAGAAGAAGGTGGCTTCTGGTCAGCCTCCAAACAACAATACGTATACTGGCGTGATAAAGATGGCTCCATTCACGGCGACAACCTCGTCACGCCCGTTAACTTTGCAGCCATTGCTTTCGGCATCTGCGATGATCCCAAACGGATCGCATTGGTGCTTGATCAGATAGAACAAAGAACTGCAGCTGAAAAGCTCTTTCACTGGCCCTTGTGTTTTGATTCCTTCAAAAGAGAAGAAGTGCACAGCGGCAACTGGCCTTTCCCTAAATATGAAAACGGGGATATATTCCCTACCTGGGGATATCTTGGGGTGAGGGCTTACACTAAATATAACAAAGACATTGCCCTCAAATACATCCGCAACATCCTTGAACAGTATAAGAAAGATGGTCTCTCCTCACAACGGTACAGCAGAACGACGCAACTGGGATTAGGAGATGATATCCTCGCTGGTATTTGTACGAGCATAACAGCTTTGTACACTGACATCTATGGGGTCCGTCCTAAATGGAACAGGTTGGGAATTGAGCCCAATATGAGTAAGCCGCTGAATGGGGCCAAGTTCTCTTACACCCTTCGCGATACGGTCTATAAACTTGAGCTCAGTGAAAATAATTACATGATGAGTACAGGTAGTTTTTCCATCAGAAGTAAAGAAAGTTTTGGTGCCGGTATGAAGGGGAATACACTCACCTATTATCCTCAAAATAAAGAAACGAGAACGCTTGCCATCAGTGGCCAAGGCATTTCGATAGTAGTGACCAATATCTTCTCCTGGACCATTAAATCCTCCGGCGATTACCAATTTATGCTGAACGGATTACAGCCGGGCTCAGGCTACCAGGTTTCCATCAATAATGTGCTTCAGCACATCCGTGCAGATAAAGATGGGCGCCTTTACATAAAAAGTAATTGCAAACCGGATACCAGGTTCCTTGTATCATTAAAGGCCTGA
- a CDS encoding porin family protein, which produces MNKNILIALCMLIAFKANAQKNIHQYVHAGFNIGALAPVSLPNTIRKVESYSPLFSPAIGYEIVYVIKGKWGIGAGLKVEYKGMRVKDSVQYFHTIITQQSSSGKSEFEGDFTGTNQTKAHNLYLTLPINAVFQPSEKWRFKLGFYAAYLLAASFDGTVSNGYIRNGNSFGEKVIIDQANFDFAKEERKFDWGLQGGAERKVGKRLAVAANLQWGLQPVFPSTFKGVGFNMYNIFLGLGVSYKL; this is translated from the coding sequence ATGAACAAAAATATCCTGATCGCACTATGCATGCTGATAGCCTTCAAGGCCAATGCTCAAAAGAACATTCACCAATATGTGCATGCCGGGTTTAACATAGGAGCACTCGCTCCCGTATCCTTACCCAATACTATCCGTAAAGTAGAAAGCTACTCACCACTATTTTCTCCGGCTATAGGTTATGAGATCGTATATGTTATAAAAGGAAAATGGGGTATCGGAGCCGGATTAAAAGTTGAGTATAAGGGCATGCGGGTAAAAGACAGCGTGCAATATTTTCATACCATCATCACCCAACAAAGCAGTTCGGGAAAAAGCGAGTTTGAAGGGGATTTTACCGGCACCAACCAAACCAAAGCGCATAACCTATACCTCACGCTGCCGATAAATGCTGTGTTTCAGCCATCTGAAAAATGGCGTTTCAAACTGGGATTTTATGCCGCTTACCTTCTGGCTGCTTCCTTTGATGGTACAGTATCAAACGGCTATATCCGTAATGGCAACTCGTTTGGTGAAAAGGTGATCATTGATCAGGCAAATTTTGATTTTGCAAAAGAAGAACGAAAGTTTGACTGGGGGCTTCAGGGCGGCGCTGAAAGAAAGGTCGGAAAAAGACTGGCTGTTGCCGCGAACCTTCAATGGGGATTACAGCCTGTATTCCCTTCTACGTTCAAGGGAGTGGGGTTTAACATGTATAATATTTTCCTGGGGCTGGGGGTTAGTTATAAATTGTGA
- a CDS encoding PCMD domain-containing protein produces the protein MRKHCAALTAFLLLFQSCIKKAPLNPEADIETFTVDPALLTSNVFIDQSNRRIMLHLQASAYNSGIAPVLKLSGGATVVPASGDSIFPKKGPVQYVVTPQNGEGKKTYTVQVVNVGNWSFNFENWGINATDKYEYTLEADNSTIWSSGNPGLALSGFPKQPEAYPTHSTPEGYQGKGAEMITLKGTPLSELVGIRLIAGSLFLGNFNTSAVFVNPLAATEFGQPYVGRPARFTGYYKYTPGAAFQDQNGNIIAGQQDKCSVYAVLFKGPEHLDGTNILTSDRVLASAVLTNGAASSTFLKFDIPFTYLSNVPLPEDLRMTIVASSSSEGDHYRGAIGSKLVVDSLRIIPQ, from the coding sequence ATGAGAAAACACTGTGCTGCGCTCACGGCCTTTTTGCTGCTTTTCCAATCCTGCATCAAAAAAGCACCGCTGAATCCTGAAGCTGATATAGAGACGTTCACGGTTGATCCCGCTTTACTGACCAGCAATGTGTTCATTGATCAATCCAACCGGAGAATTATGCTACATCTGCAGGCCAGTGCATATAACAGTGGAATTGCCCCTGTGCTGAAGCTCTCAGGCGGAGCAACAGTAGTGCCAGCCTCAGGGGACTCCATTTTTCCTAAAAAAGGACCGGTACAATATGTGGTTACTCCGCAGAATGGCGAAGGGAAAAAAACATATACGGTACAGGTGGTGAACGTGGGTAATTGGTCATTTAATTTTGAGAACTGGGGCATCAATGCCACCGATAAATATGAATATACATTAGAGGCAGATAACAGCACCATATGGTCTTCCGGCAATCCGGGACTGGCCTTATCCGGTTTCCCCAAACAGCCGGAAGCTTATCCTACGCATTCCACGCCCGAGGGTTACCAGGGCAAAGGTGCAGAGATGATAACATTGAAAGGTACACCACTGTCTGAATTAGTAGGTATCCGGCTCATTGCGGGTTCCCTGTTCCTGGGTAATTTTAATACCTCCGCCGTGTTCGTGAATCCACTGGCAGCTACAGAATTCGGGCAGCCATATGTAGGAAGACCTGCAAGATTTACCGGTTATTACAAATACACTCCCGGCGCAGCTTTTCAGGATCAAAACGGCAATATTATTGCCGGCCAGCAGGATAAATGCTCTGTTTATGCTGTTCTCTTCAAAGGTCCTGAACACCTGGACGGCACTAACATCCTTACATCAGACCGGGTATTAGCCAGCGCTGTTTTAACAAACGGAGCAGCCAGCAGCACCTTTTTAAAGTTCGATATCCCCTTCACATACCTCTCCAACGTTCCCCTGCCTGAAGATCTGCGTATGACGATTGTAGCTTCTTCCAGCAGCGAAGGGGATCACTACCGTGGTGCTATCGGAAGCAAACTGGTTGTAGACAGCCTCCGTATTATTCCTCAATAA
- a CDS encoding alkaline phosphatase family protein, translating to MKVIRLICLVAVLMNLSKQHVFAQKRVVIIGLDGFSVDGFKTARHPNLDKMIADGVLSLTTRPVMPSVTLPNWTSHLTGSGPEEHGVTDNKWTLENQRLKPLETDKEGYYPSIFKILKDHVPGVKTAFYYNWAELPNSMNKKYFDEISFEWKDKYDSNYQRAFDFIVENRHSPTLVFLYSVHTDHAGHSYNWMSPQYITAIEQADTAIGIFLDKIRAEKLYDDTHFLLITDHGGHPKSGHGGTSMEEMQVPWAITGPEIKRSGLTNMYNSNKNTAMVIARLFGVKEKDLPKCWTGSIPDGIFVKKK from the coding sequence ATGAAGGTGATCAGATTAATCTGCCTGGTAGCTGTTTTAATGAATTTATCTAAACAGCATGTCTTTGCACAGAAACGGGTTGTTATTATTGGCCTTGATGGCTTCAGCGTTGATGGTTTCAAAACAGCCAGGCATCCTAACCTGGATAAAATGATAGCTGATGGCGTATTGTCTTTGACCACCCGCCCCGTAATGCCATCCGTAACATTACCAAACTGGACCAGCCATTTAACAGGATCAGGCCCGGAAGAACATGGTGTAACTGATAATAAATGGACCCTCGAGAACCAACGCCTGAAACCTTTGGAAACAGATAAAGAAGGATATTATCCTTCCATCTTTAAAATCCTGAAGGATCATGTACCCGGTGTTAAAACAGCCTTTTACTATAATTGGGCAGAATTACCTAATTCGATGAATAAAAAATACTTCGATGAAATTTCATTTGAATGGAAAGATAAATACGATAGTAACTATCAAAGAGCATTTGACTTCATCGTAGAAAACAGGCATTCACCCACGCTGGTTTTCTTATACAGCGTGCATACAGACCATGCAGGGCATAGTTACAACTGGATGTCACCGCAATACATCACTGCCATTGAGCAGGCCGATACAGCTATTGGGATCTTTTTAGATAAAATAAGAGCGGAAAAGTTATATGACGATACACACTTCCTGTTGATCACAGATCATGGCGGGCATCCCAAAAGCGGCCATGGTGGTACCAGTATGGAAGAAATGCAGGTGCCATGGGCTATTACAGGTCCGGAGATTAAAAGATCCGGCTTAACAAACATGTATAACAGCAATAAGAATACGGCAATGGTAATTGCCAGGTTATTCGGCGTGAAAGAAAAGGACCTGCCCAAATGCTGGACAGGAAGTATACCAGATGGTATATTTGTTAAGAAGAAGTAA
- a CDS encoding tyrosine-type recombinase/integrase translates to MLLPIKPICPVSKKRRDGTSLIFIQYCAETPKLLNTEIAIPPQFWNKKTESVSSKLPTEYGDFSLFNEEIERQLKIATEIIKWVNKNGVTDKGQFVKKVFKPNFDVSTLDKLDLLGDPLSADNSDPLNIYYQIEQYCKDKKGTVSSETIAIYETMSDHLKAFEEFRGKPITFQCLDFDFYDRFTHFLTYTYQQPRFKEPIIGLKQNSISKDIKHLKGFVKDRAKRKIIAPINMEDFKSPEEDSDAIYLPFSEIAQIYNTDLSQFPELINDRNRLVLACLTGLRFSDFSTLEPEDVRDGRIYLKQEKSDGRVVIPLRREAEQILIELFKEGITYVSNSEFNKNIKLIGRLAGLNQPITFSYKKGITVNKVTRPKSDWITSHTGRRSFCTNEFLAGTPVKLIMLISGHKKEKDFYKYIKITQEEAAKILEKLWAEKNALQPLELYSTQIISA, encoded by the coding sequence ATGTTGTTACCAATTAAACCGATTTGCCCGGTAAGTAAAAAGCGGAGAGATGGCACCAGCCTAATATTTATTCAGTATTGTGCTGAAACTCCTAAATTATTGAATACCGAAATTGCCATACCTCCCCAATTCTGGAATAAAAAGACGGAAAGTGTTTCCTCTAAATTGCCTACTGAATATGGAGATTTTTCATTATTTAATGAAGAAATTGAAAGGCAGCTTAAAATAGCCACTGAAATAATTAAATGGGTAAATAAGAATGGGGTTACTGATAAGGGCCAATTCGTAAAGAAGGTTTTTAAACCCAATTTCGATGTTTCAACCCTGGATAAATTAGATTTATTGGGAGATCCTTTATCTGCGGATAACTCCGATCCCTTAAACATTTATTATCAAATTGAACAATATTGTAAGGATAAAAAAGGTACGGTTTCATCCGAAACAATAGCCATTTATGAAACGATGTCAGATCATCTAAAGGCATTTGAAGAATTTAGGGGTAAGCCTATTACGTTTCAGTGTCTGGATTTTGATTTTTATGATAGATTTACGCATTTCCTAACCTATACTTACCAACAACCTCGATTTAAAGAGCCCATAATCGGATTAAAACAAAACTCCATTAGTAAAGACATCAAACATTTGAAAGGATTTGTCAAAGACCGGGCAAAGCGGAAAATCATAGCTCCAATTAATATGGAGGATTTCAAAAGCCCAGAAGAGGATTCAGATGCTATTTACTTACCATTTTCTGAAATAGCTCAAATTTATAATACTGATTTATCCCAATTTCCAGAATTAATAAATGATCGTAATCGTTTAGTCCTTGCATGTCTAACAGGATTACGCTTTAGTGATTTTTCTACCTTAGAACCTGAAGATGTTCGGGACGGAAGAATTTATTTAAAACAAGAAAAATCAGATGGACGGGTTGTAATCCCTTTAAGGAGGGAAGCAGAACAAATTCTAATAGAATTATTTAAAGAAGGGATTACCTATGTTAGTAATTCAGAGTTTAACAAAAACATCAAATTAATTGGGAGACTTGCGGGATTAAATCAACCTATAACCTTTTCCTATAAAAAAGGAATAACCGTTAATAAAGTAACTCGACCAAAATCTGATTGGATAACTTCACATACAGGAAGGCGTTCATTTTGTACAAATGAATTCCTGGCAGGAACACCGGTTAAATTAATTATGCTGATTAGTGGCCATAAAAAGGAAAAGGATTTTTACAAATACATCAAAATAACTCAGGAAGAGGCTGCTAAAATATTAGAGAAATTATGGGCTGAGAAAAATGCGTTGCAACCCTTAGAGCTTTATTCTACGCAAATAATTTCAGCCTAA